In Gammaproteobacteria bacterium, the DNA window AATCGCTCGAATAGTCAATTGCCGACAAACCAAACTGTTGCCGTACATCGTCATACATCAGCTTTTGCAAAACAAACTTGGACGCGCATTGCTCCCGAAACGCCACTTTGGCAAGGGTGGAATCGGGGGAGTAGTTTGATTTGAAGCATGGTTTTCATATTGACGATTATATTCACAAAGGAATATTAATGTCAACTCAACCGGTGTCTGACCGCGCTTTGCGCGGTGCGCTATCCCTCCCCGACATAAATACCCGGGCTTCTTGCACAATTCGGGTGAAAATTAATGGTGGAAATCACCTCTGGCTAAAGCCAGGGGCTTGTTAGAGAATGTATACAGACCCTGGATTGACCAAACTAAATCCGAGCAATCGGGTTAAGCTGCAACGAAGTAAAATACTCATCTTGGGACGCTTCCTCAACCCTGAGCTACTGAAAGCGGCGTATGCGTACACACGCCGGGTACGCACGAAACTTTTCGGAGATACTGATGATTACTAATCGCATCATCTCACCGTTCATTCTGCTAACGGCCATCTTTATGACGTTCCTGGCCCATGCCAGTTCACGTTACGTTGACAACCTCGATGGCACCATCACCGACACCTCCACGAATTTGATGTGGATGCGATGCGCCGTCGGTCAGACTTGGACAGGCGTTGCCTGTGCGGGAACCCCCGGTAAATACACCTGGTCAGCGGCCAATACCGTCACCAGTGCCTACGCTGATTACAATGACTGGCGGCTCCCAACCATCCGTGAACTAACCACTATTACCGACATAACCCATTATTCGCCAGCGATTGATGTGTCCACCTTTCCGGACACGCCATCCGATTGGTTTTGGTCCGGCTCCCTGGTGGCGAGTAATTCCAGCCAGGCGTGGGGAGTTTACCTTGAAGTGGGTAATGACTACTGGAGTAGCCGCAATATCGCTTATCCGCTGCGGTTGGTGCGCGCAGGAGGGATGAATTTGTCATTCGCGTCCCTGTTGAATAATGCACGCCCTACGGTGGATTATGTTGACAATGGTGATGGGACGGTCACTCATGCTCCTACTTGTCTGACCTGGAAGCGTTGTTCCGAAGGACAATCCTGGAATGGCAGTGCTTGCGCAGGAAGCGCGAGCATCCTGTTCTGGAACGATGCGAACACGCTGACCAGTAATTTCGCCGGCCATGATGACTGGCACCTTCCTACTCTGGAAGAACTGCGCTCACTGGTGGATTATACCAAGTATCCAGGTAAAACCATTAATAATATCTGGTTTCCAAATTTGCCCGACTGGCCTTCAGTCTGGTCCGCTTCTTTGGTAGCAAGTGATTCGAATTATGCGTGGTATGTCAATTTTAACGATGGGCGTGGGGGCTGGGACGGACGTGGCAGTGGAAACGCGGTCCGGCTGGTTCGGACGGGACAGTGTGCCTGGGATTTGAGAGTCGTTCGGGACGGTACAGGTGGCGGCGTGGTGTCAAGCAATCCAAGCGGAATTGATTGTGGCCTGGATTGCGTCGAAAAATACGATTCTGGCACCAGAATAACCCTGATTGCTACTCCTGCCTTGAATTCTATGTTCGCGGGCTGGAGCGGTGACGGATGTGCAGGAATGGGTGATTGCGTCGTGGTGATGAATGGCCCTCAAACTGTGTATGCCACCTTTGAACCCATCAAACATTCCTTACTTATCGTTAAATCCGGTGATGGTGCAGGCACGGTAATCAGCAGTCCAGCGGGAATCCGCTGCGGAATCGATTGTAATGAGGATTACGTGCAAGATTCGTCTGTTACATTGACGGCTACGCCGACTACTAGATCAGCATTTATAGGGTGGACGGGCGATTGT includes these proteins:
- a CDS encoding hypothetical protein (Evidence 5 : Unknown function), which translates into the protein MKHGFHIDDYIHKGILMSTQPVSDRALRGALSLPDINTRASCTIRVKINGGNHLWLKPGAC